From a region of the Georgenia yuyongxinii genome:
- a CDS encoding electron transfer flavoprotein subunit alpha/FixB family protein has translation MSSAYILVADDARIGDLVAAAAATTTTALVVGSREVAERVATSGVDTVVRLVGAVDDAPLEAYAAAVAEIVAEASPDLVLVATRPAERVLAGAVVARTGAPVFTMVSSVHVSDGSVELTRDAFGGIAQETLRVAGTAVVVVDGGPAVEAGTPVEVTERTVEPAPGTTVVEDHAAERAAVDLSRAPRIVTAGRGVKAREDLALVDALASALDAESACSRPLAEGVGWYSRDRYIGVTGQHVQPELYVAVGVSGQLQHAVGARGSGTIVAINADKDCPYFAEADYCVVGDLYSVVPAVTEALS, from the coding sequence ATGAGCAGCGCCTACATCCTTGTCGCCGACGACGCCCGGATCGGCGACCTCGTCGCCGCCGCCGCCGCCACCACCACGACCGCACTGGTCGTCGGATCGCGGGAGGTGGCCGAGCGGGTCGCCACCTCCGGCGTCGACACGGTCGTCCGCCTGGTCGGCGCCGTCGACGACGCCCCCCTCGAGGCGTACGCCGCCGCCGTCGCCGAGATCGTCGCGGAGGCGTCCCCCGACCTCGTGCTCGTGGCGACCCGGCCCGCCGAGCGCGTCCTCGCCGGCGCGGTCGTCGCCCGCACCGGTGCCCCGGTGTTCACCATGGTCAGCTCGGTGCACGTGTCCGACGGGTCTGTCGAGCTCACCCGGGACGCCTTCGGCGGTATCGCGCAGGAGACGCTCAGGGTCGCCGGCACCGCTGTGGTCGTCGTCGACGGCGGCCCGGCGGTCGAGGCCGGCACGCCGGTCGAGGTCACGGAGCGCACGGTCGAGCCCGCCCCCGGCACGACCGTCGTCGAGGACCACGCCGCCGAGCGTGCCGCCGTCGACCTGTCCCGGGCGCCCCGGATCGTCACGGCCGGACGCGGCGTCAAGGCCCGCGAGGACCTTGCCCTGGTCGACGCCCTGGCCTCCGCGCTGGATGCGGAGTCGGCGTGCTCCCGCCCGCTGGCCGAGGGCGTCGGCTGGTACAGCCGCGACCGGTACATCGGTGTCACGGGTCAGCACGTGCAGCCCGAGCTCTACGTGGCCGTCGGCGTCTCCGGCCAGCTGCAGCACGCCGTCGGCGCGCGCGGGTCCGGCACGATCGTGGCGATCAACGCCGACAAGGACTGCCCGTACTTCGCCGAGGCAGACTACTGCGTCGTCGGCGACCTGTACTCGGTCGTCCCGGCCGTGACCGAGGCGCTGTCATGA
- a CDS encoding FAD-dependent oxidoreductase, with translation MTEAVEPDFDVVVVGAGIAGLVTAYRLAEAGRSVVVIERGETPGSKNLSGGVLYSRVLEQVFPNLLEEAPVERRITRNYVQFLNGSSSVGIDYQDERLGAPTNAVTVLRAKLDAWIAERCEEAGVFLMPGVRVDDVLREDGRVVGVRAGEDELRAHVVVAADGVNSFLARTTGLRTKPATNQVALGVKAVLALPAETIEDRFHLRGDEGVAYAIVGDCTQGIGGGGFLYTNRESISVGVVLRLDALVDSGKSSAEVFEQYVQHPFLEPLLRGGEIVEYGSHLVAEGGLDMVGDIHTDGMIVVGEAAGLALNTGLTVRGMDLAAASGIAAASAIDAALTTGDTSAAGLAGYRSALFESFAGMDMKTYAKAPAFLERERLYEQYGALLADVLHGAFNHDLTPRRHLRDVARDALRRSPVRVRDLMSDALAGVRAL, from the coding sequence ATGACCGAGGCCGTCGAGCCGGACTTCGACGTCGTCGTCGTCGGGGCGGGTATCGCCGGGCTGGTGACGGCGTACCGCCTTGCCGAGGCCGGCCGGTCCGTCGTCGTGATCGAGCGTGGCGAGACCCCCGGCTCGAAGAACCTCTCCGGCGGCGTGCTGTACTCGCGCGTCCTCGAGCAGGTGTTCCCGAACCTGCTCGAGGAGGCGCCGGTCGAACGCCGCATCACGCGCAACTACGTCCAGTTCCTCAACGGCTCCTCCTCGGTCGGCATCGACTACCAGGACGAGCGACTGGGCGCCCCCACCAACGCGGTGACGGTGCTGCGCGCCAAGCTCGACGCCTGGATCGCCGAGCGGTGCGAGGAGGCCGGCGTCTTCCTCATGCCCGGTGTGCGGGTCGACGACGTCCTCCGCGAGGACGGTCGTGTCGTGGGGGTGCGCGCCGGCGAGGACGAGCTGCGTGCCCACGTGGTCGTGGCCGCGGACGGCGTGAACTCCTTCCTCGCACGGACGACGGGACTCCGGACGAAGCCGGCGACGAACCAGGTCGCGCTCGGGGTCAAGGCCGTCCTCGCACTGCCGGCCGAGACCATCGAGGATCGGTTCCACCTCCGCGGCGACGAGGGTGTGGCGTATGCCATCGTCGGCGACTGCACGCAGGGGATCGGCGGCGGCGGGTTCCTCTACACCAACCGCGAGTCGATCTCCGTCGGTGTGGTGCTCCGCCTCGACGCCCTCGTCGACTCGGGCAAGTCGTCCGCGGAGGTGTTCGAGCAGTATGTGCAGCACCCGTTCCTCGAACCGCTCCTGCGCGGCGGCGAGATCGTCGAGTACGGCTCGCACCTCGTCGCAGAGGGCGGCCTGGACATGGTGGGCGACATCCATACCGACGGCATGATCGTCGTCGGGGAGGCGGCCGGGCTGGCGCTCAACACGGGGCTGACCGTGCGCGGCATGGACCTCGCCGCCGCCTCGGGCATCGCAGCCGCCTCGGCGATCGACGCGGCTCTCACCACCGGTGACACGAGTGCGGCAGGGCTGGCGGGCTACCGTTCGGCACTGTTCGAGTCGTTCGCGGGCATGGACATGAAGACCTACGCCAAGGCGCCCGCATTCCTCGAGCGGGAGCGCCTCTACGAGCAGTACGGCGCCCTGCTCGCGGACGTCCTCCACGGCGCCTTCAACCACGACCTGACCCCGCGTCGCCATCTGCGCGACGTCGCCCGGGACGCGCTGCGGCGCTCACCCGTGCGCGTGCGGGATCTGATGTCCGACGCACTGGCGGGGGTACGAGCACTGTGA
- a CDS encoding ferredoxin family protein, which produces MKIGSAAERLAQNRFETDEQESHIEVNQEVARRAGAVDLLVRVCPSGVYSKEADGSLSVEYAACCECGACLAVAPPGALSWRYPRGGMGVQFREG; this is translated from the coding sequence GTGAAGATCGGGAGCGCGGCCGAGCGGCTGGCCCAGAACCGCTTCGAGACCGACGAGCAGGAGAGCCACATCGAGGTGAACCAGGAGGTCGCCCGCCGCGCGGGCGCGGTCGACCTGCTCGTTCGGGTGTGCCCCTCCGGGGTCTACAGCAAGGAGGCGGACGGTTCGCTGTCCGTCGAGTACGCGGCGTGCTGCGAGTGCGGTGCGTGCCTGGCGGTCGCCCCGCCCGGAGCGCTGTCGTGGCGCTACCCGCGCGGCGGCATGGGGGTGCAGTTCCGGGAGGGCTGA
- a CDS encoding electron transfer flavoprotein subunit beta/FixA family protein, which translates to MKIAVAYKWAPNPQDASVSQEGTVDWGRAKAAISEYDQVALEVGRRLADSAGAELVGISAGPADAGSSMARKAALSRGLDRLAIVTDEALAGATAGRTARVLAEVVDQVGDVDLVLTGDSSVDLGAQLVPSVLGAVLGWPVLSNVTAITGSAGDLTVERSREGGTQTLRVTGPAVLAVAPDAAMPSVPGMKDILAAGKKPTDVLDVPVPDAEPVSVVATAPPEMKARKRQIIDGSDPAAAAAELVAALRADNLV; encoded by the coding sequence ATGAAGATTGCAGTTGCCTACAAGTGGGCCCCGAACCCGCAGGACGCATCGGTCTCCCAGGAGGGGACCGTCGACTGGGGCCGGGCGAAGGCCGCCATCTCCGAGTACGACCAGGTCGCCCTCGAGGTGGGTCGACGTCTGGCGGACTCAGCTGGCGCAGAGCTCGTCGGGATCAGCGCAGGCCCCGCCGACGCCGGGAGCAGCATGGCCCGCAAGGCCGCCCTGTCCCGCGGTCTGGACCGGCTCGCGATCGTGACGGACGAGGCGCTCGCCGGTGCCACCGCCGGCCGCACCGCACGGGTGCTCGCCGAGGTCGTCGACCAGGTCGGCGACGTCGATCTCGTGCTGACCGGGGACTCCTCCGTGGACCTCGGCGCCCAGCTCGTGCCGTCGGTGCTGGGCGCGGTGCTCGGCTGGCCCGTCCTGTCGAACGTCACCGCGATCACCGGCTCCGCCGGCGACCTGACCGTGGAGCGTTCTCGCGAGGGCGGCACCCAGACGCTCCGGGTCACCGGTCCCGCGGTCCTCGCCGTGGCACCGGACGCGGCGATGCCGAGCGTGCCCGGGATGAAGGACATCCTGGCCGCCGGCAAGAAGCCCACGGACGTCCTCGACGTCCCCGTCCCCGACGCCGAGCCCGTCAGCGTCGTCGCCACCGCGCCCCCGGAGATGAAGGCCCGCAAGCGCCAGATCATCGACGGTTCCGACCCAGCGGCCGCCGCCGCCGAGCTCGTTGCCGCATTGCGCGCCGACAACCTCGTCTGA